The region GGGCTTCTTGCGCGCCGCAAGCTCGGCTCGTCGCTGGTCCTCGAGGCCCTCGATGATGCGCTTGGCGCCGACAACGTCGGGATGCTCGTCGGTGAAGCGTTGCCGCAGCGAATCCAGGTTGCGCTTCAGCGCCTCGACTCTTCCGTCGATTTCTGGGACGGCGGTAGCATTGGCTTGCTCCGGCGGCTCCGGTAACAGCACCGGCTCCTCGCCCGCGACTTGGCGCTTGAGCGCATCACGCGAGTTTTCCGCCTCGCGCAGCCCAAGCCTCGCCTGGGAGAGTGCGCTCGACACATCGCCAATCCGGCTATAGTAGTCCTTGCCATCCGCGGTGGAGAGCTCCAGGTTGCGAAGCCGGAATTGCTTCACCCGGTTCTCAGCCTCTTCTAGCTTTTTCTCGTATATCTTGATCTGATCTTCAATGAATTTTTTGGCGGACTCGGAATCCTTGCGTTTACCGCCCAAGCTCGATTCGACAAAGATAGAAAGAAACGATTGCACGACTCTCTTGGCTTTTTCCGGATCGGGGTCGCGGAACGCGAGTGTGTATAGATTGTCGCGGCCAGCGCCCGAAATCTGCAGCGTTCTGATCAGGCTATCGATCATCTGCTCCTGGTCTTCCTTGGACTTCAGGCCCAGGTCGAGGTCGGCCATGCGAATCAACTTTTCCACGTTCGGACGGCTGATCAGCGTGCGCGAAAGCATCGAGATCTGCTGGTCGACATTGGCGGGAATCGCAAGGCCCGACATCAGCGGTGTCAACACCGACTGCGTATCGACGAAGATGCGTGCCGATGCTTCGTATTTATCCGGGGTGCGCACGATCATGATGACGGCGGCGATGGCGACGACCCACGCGACGAGCAGCCCGATCCACCGCCGCCGCCACATCCCGCGCAGGATCGAAACCCCTTGGCTGATGACTTCATCCATTGCGAACTATGCCTCGTTGTGCGTTGTGCGTTGCGCTGGCGCAAGCTTTCCGTAACTCGCGCGCCACTCGACGCAAAGGTTAAGTGTCAGAAAAAGCTCTGCGGGATGATCAGGACGTCACCCGGCTTCATCTCGACGTTGGCCGATACATCGCCGCGCTTTAAGAGATCCCTGACCCGTACTGCATATTGCTTGTTGCCGTCCGTGGTGCGCAGGATAGTTGCGCCGTTGCCGTCGGCGAAGT is a window of Burkholderiales bacterium DNA encoding:
- a CDS encoding chain length-determining protein, which translates into the protein MDEVISQGVSILRGMWRRRWIGLLVAWVVAIAAVIMIVRTPDKYEASARIFVDTQSVLTPLMSGLAIPANVDQQISMLSRTLISRPNVEKLIRMADLDLGLKSKEDQEQMIDSLIRTLQISGAGRDNLYTLAFRDPDPEKAKRVVQSFLSIFVESSLGGKRKDSESAKKFIEDQIKIYEKKLEEAENRVKQFRLRNLELSTADGKDYYSRIGDVSSALSQARLGLREAENSRDALKRQVAGEEPVLLPEPPEQANATAVPEIDGRVEALKRNLDSLRQRFTDEHPDVVGAKRIIEGLEDQRRAELAARKKPASARAVASINSNPVYQQLKVSLGEAEATVASLTTRVAEYEGRYARLKEAAKLVPEVEIEFAQLNRDYEVHKRNYDGLVSRRESAEISGEMEASTGVADFRLIDPPRVSPQPVAPNRALLFPMALLGALAAGIVASFLVSRIWPTFFDLRSLRAVTGLPVLGTVSMILSESQRRKERRGLVGFVTAFVALLGTFGAGLVALALLSTRAV